Proteins from a genomic interval of Lycium ferocissimum isolate CSIRO_LF1 chromosome 2, AGI_CSIRO_Lferr_CH_V1, whole genome shotgun sequence:
- the LOC132048181 gene encoding olee1-like protein — protein sequence MGKSTVIFIASTICLFSLLGITQANDEYEFILEGMVYCDPCRSEFKTNLSQPLADARVGMQCRHPETEQITITVSASTNSTGYYHMLIDGDHESELCETYLIRSPKEDCSEIPNQGHGRESSRVTLTNNNGISGKYRDANPLFFLAKKVAPECAQEFKEMEYIPELKDINQA from the exons atgggaAAATCAACAGTAATCTTCATTGCTAGTACTATTTGTTTGTTCTCCTTGCTAGGGATCACTCAAGCCAATGATGAGTATGAGTTCATTCTCGAAGGAATGGTCTATTGTGACCCTTGTCGTTCAGAATTCAaaactaatcttagtcaacCTTTAGCAg ATGCGAGGGTGGGGATGCAATGCCGACACCCCGAAACCGAACAAATCACTATAACTGTCAGCGCCTCGACTAACTCCACAGGTTATTACCACATGCTGATAGATGGAGACCACGAGAGTGAGCTCTGCGAGACCTATTTGATAAGAAGTCCTAAAGAAGATTGCAGTGAAATACCAAATCAAGGGCATGGCAGAGAATCATCAAGAGTTACTCTCACTAACAACAATGGCATATCTGGAAAGTATCGTGATGCCaatcctctctttttcttggcTAAAAAAGTCGCACCAGAGTGCgcacaagaattcaaggagaTGGAATATATTCCTGAACTTAAAGATATCAACCAGGCATGA